DNA sequence from the Acidobacteriota bacterium genome:
CGTCCTCGGCCTCCTGTGCCTCCTGCAGGGGGCCGCGACGGCTCACGACGTCCGCGTGAGGCGCCCGCTCCGGCTTCCGGACATCGCGGGCTTCCGGACCCTCCAGTGCGACTTCCACACCCACACCGTCTTCTCGGACGGCGAGGTCTGGCCGGACGTCCGCGCCGAGGAGGGGTGGCGCGAGGGCCTCGACGCCGTCGCCATCACGGACCACATCGAATAC
Encoded proteins:
- a CDS encoding histidinol-phosphatase; amino-acid sequence: MRPRGPIVVVLGLLCLLQGAATAHDVRVRRPLRLPDIAGFRTLQCDFHTHTVFSDGEVWPDVRAEEGWREGLDAVAITDHIEYQPHKADLPTNHERPYEIAAAHGDKLDLLVIRGSEITRKMPPGHLNAIFLKASTPLETPEW